A window of Candidatus Tanganyikabacteria bacterium genomic DNA:
CAGGATCAAGGCGAGGCTGGTGATCTGGCCGCCCGAGTTGGGGTCGAAGATCTGGTCCATCCCGAAGCCCATCTGCAACCCGATCATGTAGCCCGCGAACTGGATCGCGTGGATCAGCAGCATGGTGACGAAGCCGAGCAGGAGGCCGGCCACCAGTTCGCCGGCCAGCGCCATGGTGAGGGCGCCGGGATCGCCGACCTGCGGCACGGGCGCCCGCCCCAGTTGCACCGGCAGGAGCATGAGGGCCAGGAAGAATCCCAGGCCCACGCGAATGCGTACCGGCACCTGCACGTTGGAGTAGATGGGCGCCGTGACCATCATCGCGCTGAACCGGCACAGCAGCAGCATGAAGACCAGCACCGTCTGCTGGGGCAGGGCCAGGAGCCCCCCAAGATCGAGCGTGGGGATCGGCTGCATGCCGGGCCTAGTGTCCCGCCGCGCTGATTCGTTGTGGGTGCGGGCAGCGTTTTTCGGTCATGGCGAGGCGCACGAGAGCGCCGTGTACTTGAAGCGGCGCGGGTACACAAGCTCTCGGGCAACGACAGCAGGGCCGAAAGGGCGCCGCCGAAGGCGCAACGAATCAGTGCGGCGGGACACTAGTGCGCGTACCGCGGGAGCGAGATCAGGATGTTGGCCGTGTAGTCGATGAGGCTCTGGAGCATCCACGGGCCCAGGAACACCAGGGCGATGCCCACCGCGGCGATCTTGGGGATGAAGGTGAGGGTGGCTTCGTTGATCTGGGTGACCGCCTGGAAGATGCTGATGATGAGGCCGACGATCAGCGAGAGCAGCAAGGCCGGGCCGCCGATGATGGCCATGACGATGATGCCGCGGAGCACCATGTCGAGGAAGATCTCTTGTGTCATGCGTGCGCCCCGGAAGCGGCTGCAAGCGCCGGGCGGCAGCGGGGCGCGGGCATGGCGCGCCGGAGCGCCCCACGAGAGGATGCCAGGCTCGTCAGACCCACATCGAAACCTTCCTCAGAGAAAACTCTGCACGAGCCCGCGGGCGAGCAGGTGCCACCCGTCGACCAGCACGAAGAGGATCAGCTTGAAGGGCAGGCTGATCATGACCGGCGGCAGCATCATCATGCCCATCGACATCAGGATGCTCGAGACGACCATGTCGATGACCAGGAACGGCAGATAGATCATGAAGCCCATCTGGAAGGCCGTCTTGAGCTCGCTGATCACGAAGG
This region includes:
- the fliR gene encoding flagellar biosynthetic protein FliR, translated to MQPIPTLDLGGLLALPQQTVLVFMLLLCRFSAMMVTAPIYSNVQVPVRIRVGLGFFLALMLLPVQLGRAPVPQVGDPGALTMALAGELVAGLLLGFVTMLLIHAIQFAGYMIGLQMGFGMDQIFDPNSGGQITSLALILTAVATISFLLIDGHHFLVLAVAKSLEVMPPGEFYMAPQVKDHLMDSYNGMLTIVFTLLLPILGVLLLAELALAIMNRVMPQMNVFVAGFPIKIGVGILTIFLGLPLMMAYFDDLFLRWIRQALAFFV
- the fliQ gene encoding flagellar biosynthesis protein FliQ gives rise to the protein MTQEIFLDMVLRGIIVMAIIGGPALLLSLIVGLIISIFQAVTQINEATLTFIPKIAAVGIALVFLGPWMLQSLIDYTANILISLPRYAH